One window from the genome of Candidatus Poribacteria bacterium encodes:
- the glpK gene encoding glycerol kinase GlpK, whose product MSNTACLLSIDQGTTGTTALLVDVKGNIIAQGYQEFTQYYPHPGWVEHDPEEIWNATLQAIDTLFAKENALNIVAIGIANQRETTLIWDRQTGKPIYPAIVWQCRRTADKCALLEKQGVAEEIRAKTGLVIDAYFSGTKVAWILDHVSGARERAERGELAFGTVDTWLLWKLTDGAVHKTDYTNASRTLLFNINTLSWDETLLEILNVPKAILPEVCPSASNFGTASFYRNFWLETFGKNISLDGIPITGVAGDQQAALFGQLCIKPGMAKNTYGTGCFLMLNTGTEKVLTKTGLLTTLACGLDENPVYALEGSVFVAGAAVQWLRDGISIIKSASETEEMASAIPDSGGVFVVPAFTGLGAPYWDPDARGAILGLTRGSTREQIIRATLESIAYQSADVVKAMSTDAEMTLEQLRVDGGAAANNFLMQFQADILGINVERPTQIESTGLGATYLAGITAGVWNDIEELEANRIEQTKLEDSAFNARVFSPQIDAKQRNEKLAQWKEAVQRIMS is encoded by the coding sequence ATGTCGAATACCGCTTGCCTCCTTTCAATCGACCAAGGGACGACTGGAACTACCGCGCTCCTTGTCGATGTAAAGGGAAACATTATCGCACAAGGATACCAAGAATTTACACAATACTATCCTCATCCCGGTTGGGTGGAACACGATCCAGAGGAAATCTGGAACGCCACTTTACAAGCAATAGACACACTTTTTGCAAAAGAAAATGCCCTGAATATTGTTGCTATTGGAATTGCAAACCAACGTGAAACGACACTCATTTGGGACAGACAAACAGGAAAACCGATTTACCCAGCGATCGTGTGGCAGTGCCGCCGCACTGCTGATAAATGTGCGCTTCTTGAAAAACAGGGCGTTGCTGAAGAGATTAGAGCGAAAACGGGACTTGTCATTGATGCTTATTTTTCTGGAACAAAGGTTGCATGGATCCTGGATCATGTGAGTGGGGCTCGGGAACGTGCAGAACGCGGCGAACTCGCTTTCGGAACCGTAGATACATGGCTCCTCTGGAAATTAACGGATGGGGCAGTTCATAAAACCGATTACACGAACGCCTCACGGACCCTGCTCTTTAATATCAATACACTCTCATGGGACGAAACCCTTTTGGAAATTTTGAACGTCCCGAAAGCGATTTTACCCGAAGTCTGTCCTTCTGCAAGCAACTTCGGCACAGCGAGTTTCTATCGGAACTTCTGGCTTGAAACCTTCGGGAAAAATATATCTCTGGATGGGATTCCAATCACCGGAGTGGCGGGTGACCAGCAAGCCGCACTCTTCGGTCAATTGTGCATCAAACCCGGTATGGCGAAAAACACCTATGGGACGGGTTGTTTTCTCATGCTAAACACAGGCACTGAAAAAGTATTAACAAAAACTGGACTCCTGACGACACTCGCTTGTGGTTTAGACGAAAACCCCGTTTATGCATTAGAGGGAAGTGTATTCGTTGCCGGTGCTGCTGTCCAATGGCTTCGCGACGGTATCTCAATTATTAAGAGCGCGTCAGAAACGGAGGAAATGGCTTCCGCTATACCAGATTCAGGCGGTGTCTTTGTTGTTCCTGCCTTTACCGGGCTTGGCGCGCCCTATTGGGATCCCGATGCACGCGGGGCTATCCTCGGCTTAACACGCGGGAGTACCCGCGAGCAAATCATCCGAGCCACGTTAGAATCCATTGCGTATCAATCCGCAGATGTTGTTAAGGCAATGTCGACTGACGCAGAGATGACGCTGGAGCAATTACGTGTTGACGGGGGTGCAGCTGCGAACAATTTCCTCATGCAGTTCCAAGCGGACATCTTAGGGATAAATGTGGAACGTCCAACACAAATAGAATCAACGGGTTTGGGTGCCACATACCTGGCAGGTATCACAGCTGGTGTGTGGAACGACATCGAAGAGCTTGAGGCAAATAGAATCGAGCAAACAAAACTTGAAGACTCCGCTTTTAATGCTCGCGTCTTTTCACCACAAATAGACGCAAAGCAACGCAATGAGAAACTCGCGCAGTGGAAAGAGGCGGTACAACGAATTATGAGTTAA